A region of Massilia sp. WG5 DNA encodes the following proteins:
- a CDS encoding glycoside hydrolase family 13 protein — translation MPGSFRHTLSSILIGTALLATGAACPAAPAQASAIDHVDPPFWWAGMHDKRLQLMVHGPGIADLEPALAYPGVRIAQVTRVANRNYLFIDLVVDEQAAPGSFRIDFSGKGEAQGRSASYAYRLLAREPGSSQRQGFDTKDAIYQVMPDRFANGDPRNDSVAGLADKLDRKLGHGRHGGDIQGMIEHLDYIAGMGFTQLWPTPLVENDMPAASYHGYAATDHYRIDPRYGSNEDYLRLSKEARKHGIGLIQDVVLSHIGKNHWWMKDLPTPDWLNHPGTFVGTKHHRTAVQDPYASKEDASNFTTGWFSPGMPDMNQTNPLVANYLIQNNIWWIEYAGLSGLRIDTFGYSDGAFLSEYTKRLMDEYPHLNMVGEEWSKLPAVVSHWQRGKVNFNGYVSSMPSMMDFPLTEAMRTALADRKGQNIFTDVYETLSQDYLYPDPSRLVLFEANHDMSRIFSEVHEDYDRYKMDIAFVMTMPRIPQFYTGDELLMTSATGERDDNSYRRDFPGGWAGDKVNAFTGAGLSARQREAQDFVKKLVNWRKNSPVIHHGKLMHYGPEDNTYVYFRYDDKNKVMVAFNANDKETVLDAARFHEMLSGVTSGRDVLTGKVYDLKDQIRLPAKSTLILEI, via the coding sequence ATGCCCGGCAGCTTCCGCCACACCCTTTCCAGCATCCTCATCGGCACCGCCCTCCTCGCCACCGGCGCAGCTTGCCCGGCTGCCCCCGCCCAGGCCTCCGCCATCGACCACGTCGATCCGCCGTTCTGGTGGGCCGGCATGCACGACAAGCGGCTGCAGCTGATGGTGCACGGTCCCGGCATCGCCGATCTCGAGCCGGCGCTGGCCTATCCCGGCGTGCGCATCGCCCAGGTGACGCGGGTCGCCAACCGCAACTACCTGTTCATCGACCTGGTCGTCGACGAGCAGGCGGCGCCGGGCAGCTTCCGGATCGACTTCAGCGGCAAGGGCGAAGCGCAGGGACGCAGCGCCAGCTACGCCTACCGCCTGCTGGCGCGCGAGCCGGGGTCGAGCCAGCGCCAGGGTTTCGACACCAAGGATGCGATATACCAGGTCATGCCGGACCGCTTCGCCAACGGCGACCCGCGTAACGACAGCGTCGCCGGCCTGGCCGACAAGCTGGACCGCAAGCTCGGCCACGGCCGCCACGGCGGCGACATCCAGGGCATGATCGAGCACCTCGACTACATCGCCGGCATGGGCTTCACCCAGCTGTGGCCGACGCCGCTGGTGGAGAACGACATGCCGGCTGCTTCCTACCACGGCTACGCCGCCACCGATCACTACAGGATCGACCCGCGCTACGGCAGCAACGAGGATTACCTGCGCCTGTCGAAAGAGGCGCGCAAGCATGGCATCGGCCTGATCCAGGACGTGGTGCTCTCGCACATCGGCAAGAACCACTGGTGGATGAAGGACCTGCCGACGCCGGACTGGCTCAACCATCCCGGCACGTTCGTGGGAACGAAGCACCACCGCACCGCCGTGCAGGACCCCTACGCCTCCAAGGAAGACGCCAGCAACTTCACCACCGGCTGGTTCAGCCCGGGCATGCCGGACATGAACCAGACCAATCCGCTGGTCGCCAATTACCTCATCCAGAACAATATCTGGTGGATCGAGTACGCGGGCCTGAGCGGGCTGCGGATCGACACCTTCGGCTACTCCGACGGCGCCTTCCTGAGCGAGTACACGAAACGCCTGATGGACGAGTACCCGCACCTGAACATGGTGGGCGAGGAATGGAGCAAGCTGCCGGCCGTGGTCTCGCACTGGCAGCGCGGCAAGGTCAACTTCAACGGCTACGTCAGCTCGATGCCCAGCATGATGGATTTCCCGCTGACCGAGGCGATGCGCACCGCGCTGGCCGACCGCAAGGGCCAGAACATCTTCACCGACGTCTACGAGACCCTGTCGCAGGATTACCTGTATCCGGACCCGAGCCGCCTGGTGCTGTTCGAGGCCAACCACGACATGTCGCGCATCTTCAGCGAAGTGCATGAAGACTACGACCGCTACAAGATGGACATCGCCTTCGTGATGACGATGCCGCGCATCCCGCAGTTCTATACCGGCGACGAACTCCTGATGACCAGCGCTACCGGCGAGCGCGACGACAACAGCTACCGCCGCGACTTCCCGGGCGGCTGGGCCGGCGACAAGGTCAATGCCTTCACCGGCGCCGGCCTCAGCGCGCGCCAGCGCGAGGCCCAGGACTTCGTGAAGAAGCTGGTCAACTGGCGCAAGAACAGCCCCGTCATCCACCACGGCAAGCTGATGCACTACGGGCCCGAGGACAACACCTATGTCTACTTCCGCTACGACGACAAGAACAAGGTGATGGTGGCCTTCAACGCGAACGACAAGGAAACCGTGCTGGATGCGGCGCGCTTCCACGAGATGCTGTCGGGAGTGACGTCCGGGCGCGATGTGCTGACCGGCAAAGTCTACGATTTGAAGGACCAGATCCGGCTGCCGGCAAAGTCGACGCTGATTCTGGAAATCTGA
- a CDS encoding esterase: MKPTILAIAAALVAQSIPALAAEAPPLRFDLYVRGAFNGWGTDNQLAWKGKGVYETDILISPGNHAFKIGSKDWNAEWVANPSASVAVKPGAAYPLALEAGPEDYLFTKQTTTFRFRVDVSDPAKPVLSVNRVDTPAAGPAVDPHANAGATASLAFPTWDGKQETARFSVRDPQAPLRSYAHSTTMQLRDPGPQYTTYQEDAALPRVRSGNLGFDALFALAAHEMRLDSVKEIRDGNYNGNNAIPCDCFETGEKWHYVWTRDLSYAADLGLAMLDPQRVRNSLLFKLSGWRDGIARAPQVAGTPDGLQVVQDTGSGGSWPVSTDRITWAFAAEEVLKSLPPAERQAFAATALKALSNTIDNDRLAAFDKATGLYTGEESFLDWRDQSYAAWIPQDLASMASSKALSTNVGHYKALSLASQLAREQGDAARAARYAGWARELKRAINARLWLQDAGMYSSLTAAHFDGAPMHKFDWLGQSLAILTGVADARQARSILASYPHGPMGAPVIWPQQLDMPVYHNRAMWPFVTAYGLRAAVAGRNVAVADAAYDSLMRGAALNLSNMENLEWLSGQSVLLDEAHPGLIGPVINSKRQLWSVGAYLGMVVRNVFGVSTTGDGVNLQPFVTAKLRSGVFAAADSVTLDNLRLQGHRIAVTLRLPKAAGAGTNGVYAVERILLDGKPVAGAIPWSALASENHIEIVLGALEPGEQAIRRVNADPYLETPAVFGPHEPVIAAMRRDGAGHAILDIASTDKGEVRYNVYRDGRLVATKLPAGAWTARQASSTACYAVEAEFTGSGNRSHHSRPRCVDAGIAIAVTDARVKADVPLAPPNARFDEPHLAGWGKPQDRFSVRDIRAPAAGRYAVQVRYHNGANQVNLGISGGVKWLAVKDESGAIVAQGVVQLPHARLEKAHTPIVYSTPLTVRLTAKTAYRIEMSDFYNMSYLQSNSSFSAAGGVEGPSNRFDIYGVRLLRVR, translated from the coding sequence ATGAAGCCAACTATCCTCGCCATCGCCGCGGCCCTTGTCGCACAATCCATTCCAGCCCTCGCCGCCGAGGCGCCGCCCCTGCGCTTCGACCTCTACGTGCGCGGCGCCTTCAACGGCTGGGGCACCGACAACCAGCTGGCCTGGAAGGGCAAGGGCGTGTACGAGACCGACATCCTGATCAGCCCCGGCAACCACGCCTTCAAGATCGGCAGCAAGGACTGGAACGCCGAGTGGGTCGCGAACCCGTCCGCCAGCGTGGCGGTCAAGCCCGGCGCGGCCTATCCGCTGGCCCTCGAGGCGGGCCCCGAGGACTACCTGTTCACGAAGCAGACCACGACCTTCCGCTTCCGCGTCGACGTCAGCGATCCGGCGAAACCGGTGCTCAGCGTGAACCGCGTCGACACCCCGGCCGCCGGCCCGGCCGTCGATCCGCACGCGAACGCCGGCGCGACCGCCTCCCTGGCGTTCCCGACCTGGGACGGCAAGCAGGAGACGGCGCGGTTCTCGGTGCGCGACCCGCAGGCGCCTCTGCGCAGCTACGCGCACTCGACCACCATGCAGCTGCGGGACCCCGGCCCGCAGTACACCACCTACCAGGAAGACGCGGCCCTGCCCCGGGTCCGCAGCGGCAACCTCGGCTTCGACGCCCTGTTCGCGCTGGCGGCCCACGAGATGCGCCTGGACTCCGTCAAGGAGATCCGCGACGGTAACTACAACGGCAACAACGCGATCCCCTGCGACTGCTTCGAGACCGGGGAAAAGTGGCACTACGTCTGGACCCGCGACCTGTCCTATGCCGCCGACCTCGGCCTGGCCATGCTGGATCCGCAGCGGGTGCGCAATTCGCTGCTGTTCAAGCTTTCCGGCTGGCGCGACGGCATCGCCAGGGCCCCGCAGGTCGCAGGCACGCCGGACGGACTGCAGGTCGTGCAGGACACCGGCAGCGGCGGCAGCTGGCCGGTCAGCACCGACCGCATCACCTGGGCCTTCGCCGCCGAGGAAGTGCTGAAATCCCTGCCCCCTGCCGAGCGCCAGGCCTTCGCCGCCACCGCGCTGAAAGCCCTGTCGAACACCATCGACAACGACCGCCTCGCCGCCTTCGACAAAGCCACCGGCCTGTACACGGGCGAGGAATCCTTCCTCGACTGGCGCGACCAGAGCTATGCGGCATGGATTCCGCAAGACCTGGCCTCGATGGCGAGTTCGAAGGCGCTGTCGACCAACGTCGGCCACTACAAGGCCCTGAGCCTGGCCAGCCAGCTGGCGCGCGAACAGGGAGACGCGGCCCGCGCCGCGCGCTACGCAGGCTGGGCGCGCGAGCTGAAGCGCGCCATCAACGCCCGCCTCTGGCTGCAGGACGCCGGCATGTACAGCAGCCTCACCGCCGCGCACTTCGACGGCGCGCCGATGCACAAGTTCGACTGGCTGGGACAGTCGCTCGCCATCCTCACCGGCGTCGCCGACGCCAGGCAGGCGCGCAGCATCCTGGCCAGCTATCCGCACGGCCCGATGGGCGCGCCCGTGATCTGGCCACAGCAGCTTGACATGCCGGTCTACCACAACCGCGCGATGTGGCCTTTCGTGACGGCCTACGGACTGCGCGCCGCGGTGGCGGGCCGGAACGTGGCGGTGGCCGACGCCGCCTACGATTCGCTGATGCGCGGCGCCGCCCTGAACCTGTCGAACATGGAGAACCTGGAGTGGCTGTCCGGCCAGTCCGTGCTGCTGGACGAAGCCCATCCCGGGCTGATCGGGCCCGTCATCAACTCGAAGCGCCAGCTGTGGTCCGTCGGCGCCTACCTCGGCATGGTGGTGCGCAACGTCTTCGGGGTCTCGACCACCGGCGATGGCGTCAATCTGCAGCCCTTCGTGACCGCGAAACTGCGCAGCGGCGTGTTCGCGGCCGCCGACAGCGTCACGCTGGACAACCTGCGCCTGCAGGGCCACAGGATCGCCGTGACGCTGCGCCTGCCGAAGGCTGCCGGTGCAGGCACGAACGGCGTCTACGCGGTCGAGCGCATCCTCCTGGACGGCAAGCCCGTCGCCGGCGCCATCCCGTGGAGCGCGCTGGCGTCCGAGAACCATATCGAGATCGTGCTTGGCGCGCTGGAGCCGGGCGAGCAGGCGATCCGCCGCGTGAACGCCGACCCGTATCTGGAGACGCCGGCCGTGTTCGGGCCGCACGAGCCGGTCATCGCGGCCATGCGACGCGACGGCGCCGGCCACGCCATCCTCGACATCGCATCGACCGACAAAGGCGAGGTACGCTACAACGTCTACCGCGACGGCAGGCTGGTGGCCACGAAGCTGCCGGCCGGCGCCTGGACCGCCCGCCAGGCCTCGAGCACCGCCTGCTATGCCGTCGAAGCGGAATTTACCGGCTCCGGCAACCGCAGCCATCACAGCCGGCCGCGCTGCGTCGATGCCGGCATCGCCATCGCCGTCACCGACGCGCGCGTGAAGGCGGACGTGCCGCTAGCCCCGCCGAACGCACGCTTCGACGAGCCGCACCTGGCCGGCTGGGGCAAGCCGCAGGACCGCTTCAGCGTCAGGGACATCAGGGCGCCGGCGGCCGGCCGGTACGCCGTGCAGGTCCGCTACCACAACGGCGCCAACCAGGTGAACCTGGGCATCAGCGGTGGCGTAAAATGGCTGGCGGTCAAGGATGAGTCCGGCGCCATCGTCGCGCAGGGCGTGGTGCAGCTGCCGCACGCGCGCCTCGAGAAGGCACATACGCCGATCGTGTATTCGACCCCGCTGACGGTGCGCTTGACAGCGAAGACCGCCTATCGGATCGAGATGAGCGACTTCTATAACATGAGCTACCTGCAGAGCAACAGCAGCTTCAGTGCGGCCGGCGGCGTCGAGGGACCATCGAACCGCTTCGACATCTATGGCGTGCGCCTGCTGCGCGTGCGCTGA
- a CDS encoding alpha/beta hydrolase, with translation MKRLMKTAAAAMLLALAAGQAGATTVRVHYPAGKEGIRIVGDKGPMSWSKSVPAQGPEGPVNIWTYTWPDALGEVQMKPTLGEDKVSVGGAYKLAAGSTVDIYPFFGAPFGKLTIVKDFASPQLKNSRALRIWLPPSYAENPAKRYPVLYMHDGQNLFDAKTASYGVEWGIDETMNRLVAMGTVDEVIVVGIDNTPDRIPEYTPCCDPKYGGGKLDAYGAFIVETVKPYIDQHYRTLPGKETTAIMGSSLGGIASVAIAQRYPDLFSKAGGVSSSFWWNKGALISKLPAHLPVKFYLDAGTSDDGLEDTSKMVEAMRAKGYRESEDLMFFKAEGGRHNEASWAARVEKPLTWFFPWGSTKQ, from the coding sequence ATGAAACGACTCATGAAGACGGCCGCGGCGGCGATGCTGCTGGCCCTGGCAGCCGGGCAGGCCGGCGCCACCACGGTCCGCGTGCACTACCCGGCCGGCAAGGAAGGCATCCGCATCGTCGGCGACAAGGGGCCGATGAGCTGGTCGAAAAGCGTGCCGGCGCAGGGGCCGGAGGGTCCGGTGAACATCTGGACCTATACCTGGCCCGACGCGCTGGGCGAGGTGCAGATGAAGCCGACGCTGGGCGAGGACAAGGTCTCGGTCGGCGGCGCCTACAAGCTGGCGGCGGGCAGCACGGTCGACATCTACCCCTTCTTCGGCGCGCCCTTCGGCAAGCTCACCATCGTGAAGGATTTCGCCTCGCCACAGCTGAAGAACAGCCGCGCGCTGCGCATCTGGCTGCCGCCCAGCTATGCCGAGAACCCGGCCAAGCGCTATCCGGTGCTGTACATGCACGACGGCCAGAACCTGTTCGATGCGAAGACCGCGTCCTATGGCGTCGAATGGGGCATCGACGAAACCATGAACCGCCTGGTGGCGATGGGGACGGTGGACGAGGTGATCGTGGTCGGCATCGACAACACGCCGGACCGCATCCCCGAATACACGCCCTGCTGCGACCCGAAATACGGCGGCGGCAAGCTCGATGCCTACGGCGCCTTCATCGTCGAGACGGTAAAGCCATACATCGACCAGCACTACCGCACCCTGCCGGGCAAGGAGACGACCGCGATCATGGGTTCCTCGCTGGGCGGCATCGCCTCGGTCGCGATCGCGCAGCGCTACCCGGACCTGTTCTCGAAGGCGGGCGGCGTGTCCAGCTCGTTCTGGTGGAACAAGGGCGCTTTGATCTCGAAGCTGCCGGCGCACCTGCCGGTCAAGTTCTACCTCGACGCCGGCACCAGCGACGACGGCCTGGAAGACACCAGCAAAATGGTCGAGGCCATGCGCGCCAAGGGCTACCGCGAGAGCGAGGACCTGATGTTCTTCAAGGCCGAAGGCGGCCGCCACAACGAGGCGTCGTGGGCGGCGCGGGTGGAGAAGCCGCTGACGTGGTTCTTCCCGTGGGGGAGCACGAAGCAATAA
- a CDS encoding GNAT family N-acetyltransferase, which produces MKIVETARLRVRTARTDDAAFFCALVNDPAFIEHIGDKGIRTVEQAHQALLIGPIAMQEERGHSLYVVELKEAGVPIGMCGLIKRDTLDEIDLGYAYLPDWRGQGYAFEAARAVLDYAPTLGIRRLLAIVSPNNIASNGLLRKLGMGFVRFTHLAPGDAGTNLYSMELPEQ; this is translated from the coding sequence ATGAAGATTGTCGAGACCGCGCGCTTGCGCGTACGCACCGCAAGGACGGACGACGCCGCCTTCTTCTGCGCGCTGGTCAACGACCCGGCCTTCATCGAGCACATCGGCGACAAGGGCATCCGCACGGTGGAACAGGCGCACCAGGCCTTGCTGATCGGGCCGATCGCCATGCAGGAAGAGCGCGGCCATTCCCTGTACGTGGTCGAACTGAAGGAAGCGGGCGTACCGATCGGCATGTGCGGCCTGATCAAGCGCGACACCCTGGACGAGATCGACCTCGGCTACGCCTACCTGCCCGACTGGCGCGGCCAGGGCTATGCCTTCGAGGCCGCGCGGGCCGTGCTGGACTACGCGCCGACCCTGGGCATCCGCCGCCTGCTGGCGATCGTCTCGCCCAACAACATCGCCTCCAACGGCCTGCTGCGCAAGCTGGGGATGGGCTTCGTGCGGTTCACGCACCTGGCGCCGGGGGATGCGGGGACGAATTTATATAGTATGGAATTGCCGGAACAGTAG
- a CDS encoding GNAT family N-acetyltransferase, whose translation MRDIQIRPANDTDFNAMWSIFQAHVASGETFAHGPATSREDSHEYWFAPSATTFVAVKGEERVLGMYKLQPNHAGRGAHVANAAYMVSPNAQGVGVGRMLGEHSIEEARRQRYLAMQFNYVVSTNNAAINLWKRLGFSIVGTLPKAYLHRRLGYVDAYVMYKLLEDPARWDYPEKE comes from the coding sequence GTGAGAGACATCCAGATTCGACCAGCCAATGACACCGACTTCAATGCCATGTGGAGCATCTTCCAGGCGCATGTCGCCAGCGGCGAAACCTTCGCCCACGGTCCCGCCACCAGCCGTGAAGACAGCCATGAGTACTGGTTCGCGCCGAGCGCGACGACCTTCGTGGCGGTGAAGGGGGAGGAGAGGGTGCTCGGAATGTACAAGCTGCAGCCGAACCACGCCGGACGCGGGGCCCACGTGGCGAATGCCGCCTATATGGTGAGCCCGAACGCCCAGGGCGTGGGGGTGGGCCGCATGCTGGGCGAGCACAGCATCGAAGAAGCGCGCCGCCAGCGTTACCTGGCGATGCAGTTCAATTACGTCGTCAGCACCAACAATGCCGCGATCAACCTGTGGAAGCGGCTCGGCTTCTCGATCGTCGGCACCCTGCCCAAGGCTTACCTGCACCGCCGCCTGGGTTATGTCGACGCCTATGTGATGTATAAATTACTGGAAGACCCGGCGCGCTGGGACTATCCCGAGAAAGAGTGA
- a CDS encoding amidohydrolase family protein, producing MDLVIRNATLADGRHSIDIAIEGERIAAVGPTLPQQGRREIDAEGSLVSPPFVDAHFHMDATLSYGLPRVNESGTLLEGIALWGELKPQLAQEALIERALQYCDWAVARGLLAIRTHVDVCDDRLLAVEALLEVKRRVAPYIDLQLVAFPQDGLLRSPSAFGNLKRAIAMGVDVVGGIPHFERTMALGAESVRLLCEFAAEQGLMVDMHCDETDDPLSRHIETLACETQRLGLQGRVTGSHLTSMHSMDNYYASKLIPLIAESGVAAIANPLINITLQGRHDSYPKRRGMTRVPELLAAGVPVAFGHDCVMDPWYGLGSGDMLEVAHMGLHVAQMTGQAAMRQCFQAVTETPARILGLQGYGIAPGCNADLVLLDAGGPVEAIRLRAARRLVLRRGRVISEAPPARATLHLPDRPASVDFRLTRKE from the coding sequence ATGGACCTCGTCATCCGCAACGCCACCCTGGCCGACGGCCGCCATTCGATCGACATCGCCATCGAGGGCGAGCGCATCGCCGCGGTCGGGCCGACGCTGCCGCAGCAGGGCCGGCGCGAGATCGACGCCGAAGGCAGCCTCGTGAGCCCGCCCTTCGTGGACGCCCACTTCCACATGGACGCCACCCTCAGCTACGGCCTGCCGCGCGTGAACGAGTCCGGCACCCTGCTGGAGGGGATCGCGCTGTGGGGCGAGCTGAAACCCCAGCTGGCGCAGGAAGCCCTGATCGAACGCGCGCTGCAGTACTGCGACTGGGCCGTGGCGCGCGGCCTGCTGGCGATCCGCACCCACGTCGACGTCTGCGACGACCGGTTGCTGGCGGTCGAGGCCCTGCTGGAAGTGAAGCGCCGCGTGGCGCCCTACATCGACCTGCAGCTGGTCGCCTTCCCGCAGGACGGCCTGCTGCGGAGCCCAAGCGCTTTCGGCAACCTGAAGCGCGCGATCGCGATGGGCGTGGACGTGGTCGGCGGCATCCCGCATTTTGAGCGCACCATGGCGCTCGGCGCCGAGTCGGTGCGCCTGCTGTGCGAATTCGCGGCGGAGCAGGGCCTGATGGTCGACATGCATTGCGACGAGACCGACGACCCGCTGTCGCGCCACATCGAGACCCTGGCCTGCGAGACCCAGCGGCTCGGGCTGCAGGGCAGGGTGACGGGCTCGCACCTGACGTCGATGCATTCGATGGACAACTATTACGCCAGCAAGCTGATTCCGCTGATCGCCGAATCGGGCGTGGCGGCGATCGCCAACCCCCTCATCAACATCACCCTGCAGGGCCGCCACGACAGCTATCCGAAGCGGCGCGGCATGACCCGGGTGCCGGAACTGCTGGCCGCCGGGGTGCCGGTCGCGTTCGGCCACGACTGCGTGATGGATCCGTGGTACGGCCTCGGCTCCGGCGACATGCTGGAAGTCGCGCACATGGGCCTGCACGTAGCCCAGATGACGGGCCAGGCCGCCATGCGCCAGTGTTTCCAGGCCGTCACCGAGACCCCGGCGCGCATCCTCGGCCTGCAGGGCTACGGCATCGCGCCGGGCTGCAATGCCGACCTGGTGCTGCTCGACGCCGGTGGTCCGGTCGAGGCGATCCGCCTGCGCGCCGCGCGCCGCCTGGTGCTGCGCCGCGGCCGGGTCATCAGTGAAGCGCCGCCGGCGCGTGCCACCCTGCACCTGCCAGACCGGCCGGCCAGCGTCGATTTTCGCCTTACCCGGAAGGAGTAG
- a CDS encoding phasin family protein: MTPFSDQLSAVRQAQLEAQLDMFRNLSSRALDSASQLVALNMRTSRATMEQAAGTVKHLLEARDPRDLFAVGSAAQGQWQTLFSYGRELFGLAIGARALPTPMPLLAAPAPTANVPTTYTQVIEQASIAADAAATITSEIAAAAVDIGAAQAEAAIDAGTVHPQAEPAADARLAQAEALIDAAIADEVPPAEPTPLAKALHEVAPKPAAAEHPIASTVPLQAEGQVALPAVAPVDNTVRPAKPSRGPRRK, encoded by the coding sequence ATGACTCCATTTTCCGACCAGTTGTCCGCCGTCCGCCAGGCCCAGTTGGAGGCCCAGCTCGACATGTTCCGCAACTTGAGCTCGCGCGCGCTCGACAGCGCCAGCCAGCTCGTCGCGCTGAACATGCGCACCTCGCGTGCCACGATGGAGCAGGCCGCCGGCACCGTGAAGCACCTGCTCGAAGCGCGCGATCCGCGCGACCTGTTCGCCGTCGGTTCCGCCGCCCAGGGCCAATGGCAAACCCTGTTCTCCTATGGCCGCGAGCTGTTCGGCCTGGCCATCGGGGCGCGTGCGCTGCCCACGCCGATGCCGCTGCTGGCCGCACCGGCGCCGACCGCGAACGTCCCGACCACCTATACCCAGGTCATCGAGCAGGCCTCGATCGCCGCCGATGCCGCTGCCACGATCACCAGCGAGATCGCCGCCGCCGCCGTGGACATCGGCGCCGCGCAGGCCGAAGCCGCGATCGATGCCGGGACCGTGCATCCGCAGGCCGAACCGGCAGCCGACGCCCGGCTCGCCCAAGCCGAAGCGCTGATCGACGCCGCCATCGCCGACGAGGTTCCGCCCGCCGAACCCACGCCGCTGGCCAAGGCCCTGCACGAGGTCGCCCCGAAACCGGCCGCCGCCGAGCATCCGATCGCCTCCACCGTGCCGCTGCAGGCCGAAGGCCAGGTCGCGCTGCCGGCCGTCGCCCCGGTCGACAACACGGTGCGGCCGGCCAAGCCGTCGCGCGGCCCGCGCCGCAAGTAA
- a CDS encoding ABC transporter ATP-binding protein, with protein MGLARLIGGFVRRHWRSYASSAVMLFGVALCSVLVPRKVGATIDALAAHRLQGHELTIQLLQLLGLGLAIYVLRVAWRLRLYSAAYRLGVELRTKLYARLSAQGPAFYQRQRTGDLMALATNDIDAIEQAAGEAMLAGFDGTLTLVMVLGIMFLGVDWRLTLIALLPFPLMALAFWRISSHIHTASGDSLRRFSALNDHVQETLSGVRTLRALGLEQRSASQFAELASNAAHASLTAQKWEAAYEPAVGLTLTAATGLTLGLGGYLVWNGQLTIGSLTSFTMYLGQLIWPMFAAGWVLSLIERGRAALARLQPLLEAPLTVVDEGTVDTLQRGPLVLDGVRFAYGGQERAALQDISLRLEPGQTLGLVGPTGAGKSTLLRVLLRQAEPQHGHVSWGGHALDEYRLATLRAGISWVPQESFLFSASIAENIALGRPGAARAEIEQAAKMADIHDDILRFPDAYDTPVGEKGITLSGGQRQRVAIARALLVQSPLLLLDDALSAVDTGTETRILDHLDELRASRPELSAVIASHRLSAVVKADLIVVLKEGRILESGSHETLLERDGWYASQWRYQQLEASLDAV; from the coding sequence ATGGGTTTGGCAAGGCTGATCGGCGGCTTCGTACGCCGGCATTGGCGTTCGTACGCGTCGTCGGCGGTCATGCTGTTCGGCGTCGCCCTGTGCTCGGTGCTGGTGCCGCGCAAGGTCGGCGCCACCATCGACGCCCTGGCGGCGCACCGCCTCCAGGGCCACGAACTCACCATCCAGCTGCTGCAGCTGCTGGGCCTGGGCCTGGCGATCTATGTCTTGCGCGTGGCCTGGCGGCTGCGCCTGTATTCGGCCGCCTACCGTCTCGGGGTCGAGCTGCGCACGAAGCTGTATGCGCGCCTCTCGGCCCAGGGCCCGGCCTTCTACCAGCGCCAGCGCACCGGCGACCTGATGGCGCTGGCCACCAATGACATCGACGCCATCGAGCAGGCCGCCGGCGAGGCGATGCTGGCCGGCTTCGACGGCACGCTTACCCTGGTCATGGTGCTCGGCATCATGTTCCTCGGCGTCGACTGGCGCCTGACCCTGATCGCCCTCCTGCCCTTCCCGCTGATGGCGCTGGCGTTCTGGCGCATTTCCAGCCACATCCACACGGCCTCCGGCGATTCGCTGAGGCGCTTTTCCGCCCTCAACGACCACGTACAGGAGACCCTGAGCGGCGTGCGCACCCTGCGCGCCCTCGGCCTCGAGCAGCGCAGCGCCAGCCAGTTCGCGGAGCTCGCGTCGAACGCGGCCCACGCCAGCCTGACGGCGCAGAAATGGGAAGCGGCCTACGAGCCGGCGGTCGGCCTGACCCTCACCGCCGCCACCGGCCTGACCCTCGGCCTGGGCGGCTACCTGGTGTGGAACGGCCAGCTCACCATCGGTTCGCTGACCAGTTTCACGATGTACCTCGGACAGCTGATCTGGCCGATGTTCGCGGCCGGCTGGGTGCTGTCGCTGATCGAGCGCGGACGCGCCGCGCTGGCGCGCCTGCAGCCGCTGCTGGAGGCGCCGCTGACCGTGGTCGACGAGGGCACCGTCGACACGCTGCAGCGCGGCCCGCTGGTGCTGGACGGGGTGCGCTTTGCCTACGGGGGACAGGAGCGTGCTGCGCTGCAGGATATCTCGCTGCGCCTGGAGCCGGGCCAGACCCTGGGCCTGGTCGGCCCCACCGGCGCCGGCAAGTCGACCCTGCTGCGGGTGCTGCTGCGCCAGGCCGAGCCCCAGCACGGCCATGTCAGCTGGGGCGGGCATGCGCTCGACGAGTACCGGCTGGCCACGCTGCGCGCCGGGATCAGCTGGGTGCCGCAGGAGTCCTTCCTGTTCTCGGCCTCGATCGCCGAGAACATCGCCCTCGGCCGCCCCGGCGCCGCGCGCGCGGAGATCGAGCAGGCGGCGAAGATGGCCGACATCCACGACGATATCCTGCGTTTCCCGGACGCTTACGACACCCCGGTCGGCGAAAAAGGCATCACCCTGTCCGGCGGCCAGCGCCAGCGCGTCGCGATCGCGCGCGCACTGCTGGTGCAAAGCCCGCTGCTGCTGCTCGACGATGCCTTGTCCGCCGTCGATACCGGCACCGAAACCCGCATCCTCGACCACCTCGACGAGCTGCGCGCCAGCCGCCCGGAACTGTCGGCAGTCATCGCCAGCCATCGCCTGTCGGCCGTGGTCAAGGCCGACCTGATCGTCGTGCTGAAGGAAGGCCGGATCCTCGAATCGGGCAGCCACGAAACGCTGCTGGAACGCGATGGATGGTATGCCAGCCAGTGGCGCTATCAACAACTGGAGGCCAGCCTCGATGCAGTCTAA